One sulfur-oxidizing endosymbiont of Gigantopelta aegis genomic region harbors:
- a CDS encoding AMP-binding protein, which yields MTDRSTKNKLKLYHQGQLYNWSDLLQRIELISPCISPVTITPQDRFNTLIYLLYGFINKVLIAPINTTLKTNITIQSLSQNDALAIATSGTQSEPKIILLSRDNIRSHCYYFNQIVPLDRSSLWLNCMPLNHIAGVMIVYRCWFQDASMILHDEFNAQQVWSDLQRYAVTHISLVPRMLQRLLECSQNTRPPESLKSVIVGGDKLADALLEKAIFSGWPIILSYGMTEACSTIALGKSTEQLIPLDGFKLQIDKKNTLQIAGAMIAKKFVSHNNEVNSEHLVDGWFSTHDQVHWDGQCLSFIARNDDMIISGGENISPQYLEDLLLKSPFIDDIAIGKINDEKWGDTIVALVCGDLNAFKAWIKLTIQSMYRPRYFLAVNEIPRNALGKIDRLRIKKMIADSFNNDSIEMVCY from the coding sequence ATGACTGACAGATCAACGAAGAATAAACTTAAACTTTATCATCAGGGGCAGCTTTATAATTGGTCCGACTTATTGCAACGTATTGAGTTGATTTCTCCTTGCATCTCACCAGTCACAATTACTCCTCAAGACAGATTTAATACTCTCATTTATTTGCTCTATGGCTTCATCAATAAAGTACTGATTGCGCCAATAAACACGACATTAAAAACAAATATAACTATTCAATCATTGTCTCAAAATGATGCGCTAGCAATAGCGACCAGTGGCACACAGTCTGAGCCAAAAATAATATTACTTAGTCGGGACAATATTCGCTCACATTGCTATTATTTTAACCAAATTGTTCCATTGGATAGGTCATCGCTATGGCTTAATTGTATGCCCTTAAACCATATAGCGGGTGTGATGATTGTTTATCGCTGCTGGTTTCAAGATGCCAGTATGATATTACATGATGAATTTAATGCCCAACAAGTTTGGTCTGATTTACAGCGTTATGCTGTGACCCATATTTCTCTCGTGCCTAGAATGTTACAACGTTTATTAGAATGTAGTCAAAATACGAGGCCACCTGAGAGCTTAAAATCGGTCATCGTGGGTGGGGACAAACTTGCAGATGCTTTATTAGAAAAAGCAATATTTTCCGGCTGGCCTATTATACTCAGCTATGGCATGACAGAGGCTTGTTCAACTATAGCCCTTGGAAAAAGCACTGAGCAACTCATACCGCTTGATGGCTTTAAGCTGCAAATCGATAAGAAAAACACCTTACAAATTGCCGGAGCAATGATCGCTAAAAAATTTGTCTCACATAATAATGAAGTGAATTCTGAGCATCTTGTTGATGGCTGGTTTAGCACTCATGATCAGGTTCATTGGGATGGACAATGCCTGTCTTTTATTGCCCGTAATGATGATATGATTATTTCCGGCGGGGAAAATATTAGCCCACAATATCTTGAGGACTTATTATTAAAATCACCTTTTATTGATGATATTGCTATTGGCAAAATTAATGACGAGAAGTGGGGCGATACTATAGTGGCTTTAGTTTGTGGTGATTTGAATGCTTTTAAAGCATGGATAAAATTAACCATACAATCGATGTATCGCCCTCGCTATTTTCTTGCAGTGAATGAAATCCCCCGGAATGCTCTGGGGAAAATTGATCGCTTAAGAATCAAAAAAATGATTGCAGACAGCTTCAATAATGACAGCATTGAAATGGTTTGCTATTGA
- a CDS encoding acyl-CoA thioesterase — MVSLPYEKSQSTHSNEALFSYCFTTRIHDIDAAGVMFFARNLYHAHDAYEAFLSHHQQSIADILKSDYSLPIRHTEADFTAPIFLNDMLRIELFLADKQDTEFTLYYQFINTDEVITSTDLTRHVCLNKASWQRTQLPESICNLLER, encoded by the coding sequence ATGGTCTCATTACCCTATGAAAAGTCACAATCAACGCACTCAAACGAAGCACTCTTTAGCTATTGCTTTACGACACGAATACATGATATTGATGCCGCTGGAGTCATGTTCTTTGCCCGCAATTTATATCACGCTCACGATGCCTATGAAGCTTTTTTAAGTCACCATCAACAGTCTATCGCAGACATACTTAAAAGTGACTACAGTTTGCCAATTCGGCATACTGAGGCTGATTTTACAGCACCTATTTTTCTCAATGATATGTTGAGGATTGAATTATTTCTAGCCGATAAGCAAGATACTGAATTTACACTTTATTACCAGTTTATTAATACGGATGAGGTCATCACGTCAACAGATTTAACGCGTCATGTTTGTCTGAACAAAGCGTCCTGGCAGAGAACTCAATTACCTGAGTCTATTTGCAATCTACTGGAACGATGA
- the menC gene encoding o-succinylbenzoate synthase, with protein sequence MATSELMAIIKLIHYELMPYKIKLSTPWETASSCLHFRQGILVKLVDQHSHIAIGECAPMPEIGTESLSRAQQFLEQKLASLVGQALTDISLNDMDDYPASHFALESAYLSLLAHSQHLSFTQCLADLEGKHPQKLQPLSEHKRIRVNAMLGTLDFAVLTRVKQAEAEGFTCLKFKIGLTSLNNEIKQLKILLQQVSASTLIRLDANKSWSVSETEQLLDSLRAFSSQIDSIEEPLKHYSHNDYQKLQQQTTIPLALDESFDGQLTAYPLKRLVLKPMIQGSLVKTLMLARQAQKDKIEVVITSSIETAYGLWPISHLCALLDNQQYHGLATASWLEDTLIEPPEIKHGLITL encoded by the coding sequence ATGGCTACCTCCGAGCTTATGGCCATCATAAAATTAATACACTATGAGCTGATGCCCTATAAAATCAAACTCAGCACACCCTGGGAAACAGCTTCGTCTTGCTTGCACTTTCGTCAGGGAATTTTAGTCAAACTTGTTGATCAACATTCACACATCGCTATTGGTGAATGTGCGCCCATGCCTGAAATAGGCACTGAATCACTCTCCCGTGCACAGCAGTTCCTTGAGCAAAAACTGGCTAGTTTAGTCGGTCAGGCATTGACTGACATCAGTTTGAACGATATGGATGACTACCCCGCCTCTCATTTCGCCCTGGAAAGTGCTTATTTGTCCTTATTAGCACACAGTCAACACCTCAGCTTTACACAATGTTTGGCCGATCTTGAAGGCAAACACCCACAAAAATTACAGCCTTTATCTGAACATAAAAGAATAAGAGTCAATGCAATGCTTGGTACACTTGATTTTGCGGTGCTTACACGCGTCAAACAAGCTGAAGCAGAGGGGTTTACTTGTTTAAAATTCAAGATAGGTCTGACGAGTCTCAACAATGAGATTAAACAATTAAAAATCTTACTACAACAAGTATCAGCCTCTACCTTAATTCGACTGGATGCTAATAAAAGCTGGTCTGTCAGTGAAACCGAGCAATTACTGGATTCACTCAGGGCTTTTTCCAGTCAAATCGACAGTATAGAAGAGCCGTTAAAGCATTATTCACACAATGACTATCAAAAGCTACAGCAACAAACAACTATCCCCCTCGCACTTGATGAATCATTTGATGGGCAACTCACCGCCTATCCGCTCAAACGACTGGTACTAAAGCCCATGATTCAGGGTAGTCTGGTCAAAACTTTAATGCTTGCAAGACAGGCACAAAAAGATAAAATAGAAGTCGTTATCACCAGCAGCATTGAAACTGCTTATGGCCTTTGGCCTATCAGCCATTTATGTGCGCTACTTGATAATCAACAATATCACGGCCTTGCAACAGCATCCTGGCTTGAAGATACTTTAATTGAACCGCCTGAGATAAAACATGGTCTCATTACCCTATGA
- a CDS encoding 1,4-dihydroxy-2-naphthoate polyprenyltransferase encodes MNYFSIWWLAIRPKTLSIALSPVLLGSALSWHSQAAFSLLTFIIILISALCIQIGTNLYNDAADFEKGADTPERLGPKRAAQQGWLNAGQIKRGALISFFMAFLAGIYLAYLGGMAIIILGLISILCGYAYTGGPKAIAYTPLGELFVIVFFGFAAVGGSFYLQSHTINYSVLILATGIGSMAAAILLVNNYRDLEGDRKVKKLTLVHYIGRPMARKLYVFMMSYPYLLLLVLLPQYPWTILLALFSLPLAIMLIGYFLRMEITSELNKVLAYTAQLQLLYTLLLSLGLWLSQGLWLPPSLWPS; translated from the coding sequence ATGAATTATTTTTCCATCTGGTGGCTGGCAATTCGTCCTAAAACCCTGTCTATCGCCCTTAGCCCTGTGCTACTGGGTTCGGCTTTATCCTGGCATTCACAGGCGGCCTTTTCCTTGCTCACATTTATCATTATCCTGATCTCTGCCCTGTGCATTCAAATTGGCACCAACCTATACAATGATGCGGCGGATTTTGAAAAAGGTGCAGATACGCCCGAAAGACTAGGTCCTAAACGAGCGGCACAACAAGGCTGGTTGAACGCTGGACAGATCAAACGTGGTGCTTTGATCAGTTTTTTCATGGCATTTCTTGCCGGTATTTATCTAGCCTATCTGGGAGGCATGGCAATTATCATTCTGGGGTTGATTTCAATCCTTTGTGGTTATGCTTATACCGGCGGGCCAAAGGCGATTGCCTATACTCCCTTGGGTGAATTATTTGTTATTGTTTTCTTTGGTTTTGCTGCCGTTGGCGGCAGCTTTTATTTACAAAGCCATACTATAAATTATTCCGTACTTATCTTAGCTACCGGTATTGGTTCTATGGCGGCAGCTATCTTACTCGTTAATAATTATCGCGATTTAGAGGGTGATCGAAAGGTAAAAAAACTCACACTGGTGCATTATATTGGTCGTCCTATGGCACGAAAACTTTATGTGTTCATGATGAGCTACCCCTACTTATTACTCCTTGTGCTACTGCCTCAGTATCCATGGACTATCTTGTTAGCACTCTTCAGTTTGCCCCTGGCGATCATGCTCATAGGCTATTTTCTCCGCATGGAAATTACTTCTGAGCTGAATAAAGTACTCGCCTATACGGCACAATTGCAGTTGCTTTATACCCTATTACTATCACTAGGCTTATGGCTATCTCAAGGCTTATGGCTACCTCCGAGCTTATGGCCATCATAA
- a CDS encoding transposase, whose product MKKLPPIPEIPEEEKTPVVRLLLAFMEQQQEIIQNQQVEIDALKTEVAKLKKLPPKPKIRASKLPKDDDNDNPTGHSGSKKNNSGNGTSKSRKRKKKLAIHKTTVIKPDNLPEHSRFLGYQDYFVQELLIKPFNTRYRLARYKTPDGDTCIGKLSFDTHIGHFGHTLQSYIVYQYYHQRVTQPLIIQQLTELGFDISTGQINEILIHDKDHFHTEKNTLLTAGINNSTYIHVDDTGSRHDGKNGYCTHVGNETFAWFSSTRYKSRINFLQLLRGAAVDYTLNDAALDYMRAEKLPHKPLSVIEQSHQTCFDNEEAWKYYLQNNSIITQRHVRIATEGALLGA is encoded by the coding sequence GTGAAAAAATTACCTCCAATTCCAGAGATACCTGAAGAAGAAAAGACACCGGTAGTCCGATTACTCCTTGCTTTCATGGAGCAACAACAGGAAATCATTCAAAACCAACAGGTTGAAATCGATGCCCTTAAAACAGAAGTTGCTAAGCTTAAAAAGCTACCTCCAAAGCCTAAAATAAGAGCCAGTAAATTGCCAAAGGATGATGACAATGATAATCCGACAGGTCATTCAGGAAGCAAGAAAAACAACTCAGGAAATGGGACTAGTAAAAGTCGTAAACGAAAGAAGAAATTGGCTATTCATAAAACCACCGTTATCAAACCAGATAACCTGCCAGAACATTCACGTTTTTTAGGGTATCAGGATTATTTTGTTCAGGAGCTGCTGATTAAGCCTTTCAATACTCGTTATCGATTGGCTCGCTATAAAACACCCGATGGTGATACCTGTATAGGAAAATTGAGCTTTGATACACATATAGGACATTTTGGCCATACATTACAGAGTTATATCGTTTATCAATATTATCACCAGAGAGTGACTCAGCCATTGATAATACAACAATTAACAGAATTAGGTTTTGATATTTCAACGGGTCAGATCAATGAGATTTTAATCCATGACAAAGACCATTTTCATACTGAAAAAAATACATTGCTAACTGCCGGTATCAACAATAGTACTTATATCCATGTTGATGATACGGGTAGTCGTCATGATGGAAAGAATGGTTATTGTACTCACGTTGGCAATGAAACCTTTGCCTGGTTTTCAAGTACTCGATATAAGAGCCGGATTAATTTTCTACAATTGTTACGAGGTGCTGCTGTTGATTATACGCTCAACGATGCAGCACTTGATTATATGAGAGCAGAAAAATTACCTCACAAGCCATTGAGCGTTATTGAACAAAGTCATCAGACTTGCTTTGATAATGAAGAAGCCTGGAAATACTATCTGCAGAACAATAGTATCATAACACAACGGCATGTTCGCATTGCCACAGAAGGCGCTTTACTGGGGGCATGA
- a CDS encoding IS3 family transposase, protein MKYAWITDQAKDYPVTILCRFMDVSRSCYYDWVSSPKTDREKENEALTEQLKNCLKTVARLMEPVVLKRKLAEKGVHISRRRIGRLMKKAGLFCKTKRRFKATTNSKHNKRISPNLLEREFTVSQPDRYYVGDITYIATKEGWLYLAVVIDLFSRQIVGWSMDERMKAKLVNDALLMAIWKRKPMDGLLWHTDRGSQYASDSHRKILSDHNIIQSMSRKGNCWDNAVSESFFHSLKTELTHHCRFKTRVEAKQAIFEYIEVFYNRERLHSANDYLSPVDYEIQQEIA, encoded by the coding sequence GTGAAGTACGCATGGATAACTGATCAGGCTAAAGATTACCCGGTAACGATTCTGTGCCGTTTTATGGATGTTTCCCGTAGTTGCTATTATGATTGGGTTAGCTCTCCTAAAACGGATAGAGAGAAAGAAAATGAAGCGCTTACTGAGCAGCTAAAAAACTGTTTGAAGACAGTCGCAAGACTTATGGAACCCGTCGTCTTAAAAAGAAAACTGGCTGAAAAAGGCGTTCATATAAGCCGCCGGAGAATTGGTCGATTAATGAAAAAAGCCGGTTTGTTTTGTAAAACGAAGAGACGCTTTAAAGCGACGACTAATTCCAAGCATAATAAGCGTATATCTCCAAATTTACTGGAAAGAGAGTTTACTGTCTCTCAACCTGATCGCTACTATGTGGGTGATATTACCTATATTGCCACCAAGGAAGGCTGGTTATATTTAGCGGTTGTCATTGACTTATTCTCTAGGCAAATTGTTGGCTGGTCGATGGATGAGCGAATGAAAGCCAAGCTAGTCAATGATGCTTTACTGATGGCCATATGGAAGCGTAAACCAATGGATGGATTGCTTTGGCATACTGACCGAGGTAGCCAATATGCCTCTGATAGTCATAGAAAAATATTGTCGGATCATAACATAATTCAGTCTATGAGCCGCAAAGGAAATTGCTGGGACAATGCTGTATCAGAGAGCTTCTTTCATAGTTTGAAAACTGAATTGACGCACCATTGTCGATTCAAAACCAGAGTAGAAGCAAAGCAGGCAATATTTGAATATATTGAGGTATTTTATAATCGGGAGCGACTTCATTCGGCTAATGATTATTTGTCACCAGTCGATTATGAAATACAGCAGGAAATAGCTTAA
- a CDS encoding transposase: MNDQTKKPNKSYTSEFKESAVKLANETDQPVSQTARELGVNVNTLHTWISKFQTGEDGSQ, translated from the coding sequence ATGAATGATCAAACAAAAAAACCGAATAAAAGCTATACATCAGAATTTAAAGAATCAGCTGTCAAATTAGCTAATGAGACGGATCAACCCGTTTCTCAGACTGCCAGGGAGCTAGGTGTTAATGTAAATACTCTACATACCTGGATCAGTAAATTCCAAACCGGTGAAGACGGTAGCCAATAG
- the nosZ gene encoding Sec-dependent nitrous-oxide reductase — MKIVSKSVVSLLAGVSIAMGAMSSASATSSLEDVMKARGLTQKDLLAAAKTYTPTGGRDEYLAFSSGGQSGHVLVYGIPSMRILKYIAVFTPEPWQGYGFDDESKAVLAQGQKQAGEITFGDTHHPAFSETKGEYDGQYLFINDKANPRIAVIDLHDFETKQIVINPVFKSSHGGAFVSPNTDYVIEAAQYPAPFENLYVPLEEFNEKYRGGMTYWKFDRKKGRLDPKQSFTVMAPPYSQDLSDFGKNASDGWSFTNSFCSERYVGGIEKGRPPYEAGCSQKDTDFMHVVNWKKAAELVKAGKATKINGHDVLGMDVMVKNDALFLIPEPKSPHGVDVSPDGKYIIVSGKLDSHGYVYSFEKIKKAIDNKKFEGKDPYGIPIIGMKDALHKQVELGLGPLHTQYDSKECIVYTSLYVDSMVGKWNYCTGKVLDKLSIHYNIGHLVTMEGDSVSPDGKYLVALNKLAIDRFNPVGPLHPQNHQLIDISGDKMELLYDMAIPLGEPHYVVAIKADKLKPAVRYKSGWNSREDKRSKYKTRAGREKTTRTCDASGNCVVTVKGTTIRSHITPETIEAEVGDTIKLHLTNLERAQDETHGFAVYGHNVNLSLEPGKTVSATFKVEREGVYPYYCTEFCSALHLEMEGYLLVKPKGYKSTGGTVVAGQSYTKADYEKQVKTNNDTQAIINSVVGFITSHNYKDFPSVVALVEDATDQLGFADEAKKKSEAAAAKKDWQNATLWAGQWWQYQVKTADIGLRAKTHLEQNGAKKVK, encoded by the coding sequence ATGAAAATAGTAAGCAAGAGCGTCGTCTCATTGCTAGCTGGTGTCAGTATTGCCATGGGAGCCATGTCCAGTGCTTCCGCTACATCATCACTTGAAGATGTAATGAAGGCTAGAGGACTGACTCAGAAGGATTTGTTGGCAGCAGCAAAGACTTATACACCAACGGGTGGACGAGACGAATATCTGGCATTCAGCTCAGGTGGTCAAAGTGGACATGTGCTTGTTTATGGCATTCCGTCCATGCGTATTTTAAAATACATCGCTGTTTTTACGCCTGAACCGTGGCAGGGCTATGGTTTTGATGATGAGTCAAAGGCTGTTTTAGCTCAGGGACAAAAGCAGGCGGGTGAAATTACCTTCGGTGACACTCACCACCCGGCTTTTTCTGAAACCAAGGGTGAATATGATGGTCAATATCTATTCATTAATGACAAGGCTAACCCAAGAATCGCAGTCATAGACCTACATGATTTTGAAACCAAACAGATTGTTATTAACCCAGTCTTTAAATCATCACATGGTGGCGCTTTCGTTTCTCCAAATACTGACTACGTGATCGAAGCAGCACAATATCCTGCACCTTTTGAAAACTTATACGTTCCTTTGGAAGAATTCAATGAAAAATACCGTGGTGGTATGACTTATTGGAAGTTTGATCGTAAAAAAGGTCGTTTAGATCCTAAGCAGTCATTTACTGTAATGGCACCTCCTTATAGTCAGGATTTATCTGATTTTGGTAAAAATGCCAGTGACGGTTGGTCTTTTACTAACTCGTTCTGTTCTGAGCGTTATGTCGGTGGTATCGAAAAAGGACGTCCTCCGTATGAGGCGGGTTGTTCGCAAAAAGATACTGACTTCATGCACGTGGTTAACTGGAAAAAAGCGGCTGAGCTAGTTAAAGCCGGTAAAGCAACCAAAATCAATGGTCATGATGTCTTAGGTATGGACGTGATGGTTAAGAATGATGCTTTATTCCTGATCCCCGAGCCTAAGAGTCCTCATGGTGTTGATGTTTCTCCTGATGGTAAATACATCATTGTTTCCGGTAAGCTGGATAGTCATGGTTATGTTTACAGCTTTGAGAAAATTAAAAAAGCCATTGATAATAAAAAGTTTGAAGGTAAAGACCCTTATGGTATCCCTATTATTGGTATGAAGGATGCGTTACATAAGCAGGTTGAACTTGGTCTTGGTCCTTTGCATACACAGTATGATTCTAAAGAATGTATCGTTTATACTTCTTTATATGTAGATTCTATGGTGGGTAAGTGGAACTACTGTACTGGTAAAGTGTTGGATAAATTGTCTATTCACTATAACATCGGTCACTTAGTGACAATGGAAGGTGATTCGGTTTCTCCCGATGGAAAATATTTGGTGGCATTAAACAAACTGGCTATTGACCGTTTCAATCCTGTAGGTCCTTTGCACCCACAAAATCATCAGTTGATTGATATCAGTGGTGACAAAATGGAACTGCTCTATGATATGGCTATACCTTTGGGTGAACCACATTATGTGGTCGCAATTAAGGCAGATAAGCTGAAGCCAGCAGTACGTTATAAGTCAGGCTGGAACTCGCGTGAAGACAAACGTTCCAAGTATAAGACCCGTGCAGGTCGTGAAAAAACTACCCGTACTTGTGATGCCAGTGGAAATTGCGTTGTCACTGTTAAAGGTACTACGATTCGCTCACACATCACACCAGAAACAATTGAAGCAGAAGTGGGTGATACCATTAAGCTACATTTGACTAATCTGGAACGTGCACAAGATGAAACTCACGGTTTCGCAGTTTATGGCCACAATGTCAATCTATCGCTAGAGCCTGGTAAGACTGTTAGCGCAACTTTCAAAGTTGAGCGTGAAGGTGTTTATCCATATTACTGTACTGAATTTTGTTCAGCACTGCATCTGGAAATGGAAGGCTATTTATTAGTTAAACCTAAGGGCTATAAATCTACTGGAGGTACTGTTGTCGCAGGTCAGAGCTATACTAAGGCTGACTATGAGAAGCAGGTCAAAACCAATAACGACACACAGGCAATCATTAACTCAGTTGTGGGCTTCATTACCAGCCATAACTATAAGGATTTCCCTTCTGTTGTAGCATTGGTTGAAGATGCAACTGACCAATTAGGTTTCGCTGACGAAGCGAAGAAGAAGTCTGAAGCAGCAGCTGCTAAGAAAGATTGGCAGAATGCAACACTTTGGGCTGGTCAGTGGTGGCAGTATCAGGTTAAGACTGCGGACATTGGTCTGAGAGCTAAAACTCACCTGGAACAAAATGGTGCTAAGAAAGTTAAATAA
- a CDS encoding c-type cytochrome → MKKLTQLTVAAMCFAGISYTSNVMALDGGALYLDATKGGCSACHGKDAKTPMMATFPKLAGQNADYAYNQMKDIQSGARANGQTAMMKGIIHMTTDEEKKAIAKWLSEQ, encoded by the coding sequence ATGAAAAAATTAACTCAGCTAACAGTTGCTGCTATGTGTTTTGCAGGTATTTCTTATACCTCAAATGTCATGGCATTGGATGGCGGTGCTTTATATCTGGATGCGACAAAGGGCGGTTGTTCTGCTTGTCATGGTAAAGATGCCAAAACACCGATGATGGCAACATTCCCTAAATTGGCAGGTCAGAATGCTGATTATGCTTATAATCAAATGAAAGACATTCAAAGTGGTGCGCGTGCCAATGGCCAAACAGCCATGATGAAAGGCATTATTCATATGACCACGGATGAAGAAAAGAAAGCCATTGCTAAGTGGTTGTCAGAGCAGTAA
- a CDS encoding c-type cytochrome, translated as MKLKSAISMLAFTTAIAVSGLTFASESDAHAKAAGWNKGGGEQDAALHLTPNHENGMEVFEVCSACHLPEGWGTKEGTFPQLAGQHRKVLIKQLADIRALNRDNPTMYPFALPESIGDEQAIADVAEYIQRLKMNPDNGKGPATADLAKGKKLYADNCVKCHGDIGQGDADKYYPRLAGQHYNYMLRQFEWIRDGKRRNANPDMVEQINGFTNEDMVNVISYVASIPVPKEDLAPSKDYMNPDFD; from the coding sequence ATGAAATTAAAATCAGCAATTAGCATGCTGGCTTTCACAACAGCCATTGCAGTTAGCGGCCTTACTTTTGCTTCTGAATCAGATGCACATGCAAAAGCAGCGGGTTGGAATAAGGGTGGCGGTGAACAGGATGCCGCATTACATTTAACACCTAATCACGAAAATGGCATGGAAGTTTTTGAAGTTTGTTCCGCTTGTCACTTGCCAGAAGGCTGGGGTACTAAAGAAGGTACTTTCCCACAACTAGCAGGTCAGCATAGAAAAGTATTGATCAAGCAATTGGCTGATATTCGTGCCTTGAATCGTGACAACCCAACTATGTATCCTTTTGCTTTGCCTGAGTCTATTGGTGATGAGCAGGCGATTGCTGATGTGGCAGAATATATCCAACGTCTGAAAATGAATCCAGATAATGGTAAGGGACCTGCTACTGCTGATTTAGCTAAGGGTAAAAAATTGTATGCTGATAACTGTGTGAAGTGTCATGGTGACATTGGACAGGGTGATGCTGATAAATATTATCCTCGCCTTGCGGGTCAGCATTATAATTATATGTTGAGACAGTTCGAATGGATCAGAGATGGCAAACGTCGTAATGCAAATCCCGATATGGTTGAACAAATTAATGGTTTCACCAATGAAGATATGGTAAATGTGATCAGCTATGTTGCCAGTATTCCTGTGCCTAAGGAAGATTTGGCACCATCGAAAGATTATATGAATCCTGATTTTGATTAA
- the nosD gene encoding nitrous oxide reductase family maturation protein NosD, whose protein sequence is MIIRLIGFMLFFISALSHADFPPLQPLVDKMEQGDVLIIPPGTYSGPVIIQEAITLDGQGKVTIDSGGKGSVIIIDTDGAVIKNLHLTNSGEHHNDLDSGVQVRGNFNVVKDNVIDDCLFGIDLQQSENNVIKRNSIRSKDEELGMRGDAIRLWYSFNNKIIGNTINDTRDMVVWYSKNNLIKDNTTRGGRYGLHFMYSQYNQVIGNEYYDTSVGIFLMYSDGVIIRNNTISHATGAAGVGIGFKETSDIIVEDNRILFSSVGLSIDVSPYQPGTKNYFTNNLVAFNGIGIRFLADWKDNIFKNNHFKANISQIIVAGGRSAKRNEWDGNYWDDYEGFDLNHDNIGDTPHDIYAYADRIWRDVPGAQFYKGSAMLELLDFLERLAPFSEPELILRDSAPIMDVSLNATSDNVTPADDKHPGETALEKRLRGYLQ, encoded by the coding sequence ATGATAATACGACTTATTGGCTTTATGCTTTTCTTTATCAGTGCCTTAAGCCATGCTGATTTTCCACCTTTGCAGCCACTGGTTGATAAAATGGAGCAAGGTGATGTGCTTATCATCCCTCCAGGCACCTATTCAGGGCCAGTTATTATTCAAGAAGCCATTACTCTGGATGGTCAGGGTAAGGTGACAATTGATTCCGGTGGTAAAGGCTCGGTTATTATTATTGATACCGATGGCGCGGTGATAAAAAACCTGCATTTGACCAATTCTGGCGAACACCACAATGACTTAGACTCTGGTGTGCAAGTGCGTGGCAACTTCAATGTGGTTAAAGACAATGTAATTGATGATTGTCTATTTGGTATTGACTTACAACAATCTGAAAATAATGTTATTAAACGCAATTCCATTCGTTCTAAGGATGAAGAGTTGGGTATGCGAGGTGACGCAATACGTCTCTGGTATAGCTTTAATAATAAAATAATTGGCAATACCATTAATGATACCCGCGATATGGTGGTCTGGTATTCTAAAAACAATCTCATAAAAGATAATACTACTCGTGGTGGACGTTATGGTTTGCATTTTATGTATTCACAATATAATCAAGTGATCGGTAACGAATACTATGATACCTCGGTGGGTATTTTTTTGATGTATAGCGATGGTGTCATTATTCGTAATAATACCATTTCCCATGCCACAGGTGCTGCGGGTGTGGGTATCGGCTTTAAAGAAACATCCGATATTATCGTTGAAGACAATAGGATTCTTTTTAGTTCCGTGGGTCTTTCCATTGACGTCTCTCCGTATCAACCCGGTACAAAAAACTATTTTACGAATAATTTAGTGGCTTTTAATGGCATCGGTATTCGCTTTCTTGCTGACTGGAAAGATAATATCTTTAAAAATAATCACTTTAAAGCCAACATAAGTCAAATCATCGTAGCAGGGGGGAGATCTGCGAAACGTAATGAATGGGATGGCAATTATTGGGATGACTACGAAGGCTTTGATTTGAATCATGACAATATTGGTGACACCCCACATGATATTTACGCTTATGCGGATCGTATCTGGCGAGATGTACCCGGTGCTCAGTTTTACAAGGGTTCTGCCATGTTGGAGTTGTTAGATTTTCTGGAACGCTTAGCACCTTTTAGTGAACCGGAGTTAATTTTACGCGATAGCGCTCCCATCATGGATGTGAGTTTGAATGCGACGAGTGATAATGTCACTCCAGCAGACGATAAACATCCTGGTGAAACCGCACTGGAAAAAAGACTGAGAGGCTATTTGCAATGA